Sequence from the Brevundimonas sp. SGAir0440 genome:
CCACCATGCCGAAGCGGCTGGCGCGGCCATAGGTGGGCTTGATCCCGACCGTGCCGGTGAAGGCGGCGGGCTGGCGGATCGAGCCGCCAGTGTCCGATGCGGTGGCGGCCAGGCAGAGATTGGCCGCCACGGCCGAGGCCGAACCGCCCGACGAACCGCCCGGCGTCAGCTCGACGTTCGAGCCGGTCGACTTCCACGGGTTCTTCACCGGGCCAAAGGCCGAGGTCTCGTTGGACGAGCCCATGGCGAACTCGTCCATGTTCAGCTTGCCCAGCATGACCGCCCCGTCGCGCCACAGATTGGCGGTGACGGTCGATTCATAGGGCGGTACGAAGCCGCGCAGCATGTTGGAGCCGGCCGTCGTCTGCACGCCCTCGGTGCAGAACAGGTCCTTGATCCCCAGCGGCGCGCCTTCCAGCGCCCCGCCCTGGCCGGCGGCGATGCGGGCGTCGGACGCGCGCGCCATGTCCATGGCCTTGTCCGCCGTCACCGCGACATAGGCGTTCAGCGTCGGGTTCGAGGCCTCGATACTGGTCAGGAAGGCCTGGGTGATTTCGGCCGAGGTGAAGTCCTTGGCCTTCAGCCCGTCGACGGCGCCCTTCAGGGTCAGTTTCGTCAGGTCGCTCATGACTATTCGACCACCTTGGGCACGACGAAGAAGCCGTCCGCCGACTTGGGCGCATTCGACAAGACCGCATCGACCTTGGCGCCGTCGGTGACGACGTCGTCGCGCAGGCGCAGCGGCTGGGCGACGTTCGAGGTCATCGGCTCCACGCCTTCGACATCCACCTGATCCAACTGCTCGATCCAGGCCAGGATGCCGTTCAGCTCCTGCGCCAGCGGCTCCAGCCGGTCCTCGGGGGTCTTGATGCGGGCGAGATGCGCAACCTTGCGCACCGTCGCAGCGTCGATGGCCATGCGGCCCTCCAACACAAAATGAAAACGAAGCGGTCGGATTAGCCGCACGCTTTGGGATTCACAAGGATCAGCCGCCCGTCGTCAGGCGTGATCTCACTGCGACGTGCTGACGGACACCGCGTTCGGCGGCGACTCGCCGCTCGGGGGGAAGTCGATCTGAACCGTGCGCTCCACCTTCAGGATGTCGCCGTTCGGCCCCGCCGTGTCCTGACGCACCGCCAGGACCACGCGCCCGGCCTTCGCCTCGACGACCTTCCATTCGGCATAGTCGCCCAGTGGATAGGCGCGCCAGCCCTCGGCCGAACCGCCGAACAGGGCGAAATAGGTCACCAGACCATTCACCGCCGGGTCGCCGCCTGACAGGCTGAAGACCTTGGCGTTCTGGTCCGGCAGGGCCTGCAACTGCGACACGTCGGCCGCCGTGCCGATCTCTTCGCGTGCAGCAGCCGCGCGCCGTTCGGCAGGCCCGACCGGCTTGGTGGTCGGGGGCGTGACTGCGCGTGTGATCACGGCCGGCGTCGGCGCGGCTGCCGCGATCTGAGTATCCTGTGCGGTCTCGGTCTTGGCCGGCGCGTCGGACTGTCCGCACCCGCTCAGCACAAGCCCGAGAGCCGTCATCGCTGCTGTCGCTATGCGCATATCATCGTCCTTCCTGTCCACCATCGTCACCATCGCCTTTGACTTCGGCCCGCGCCAGTCCTAACCGCAGGCCGTGCCCGTTCTCGACCTCCTCGACCTGCCCGCCGCCTGCCCGCCTGACACGCCGTGGATGGGGCTGGATCTGGGCGAGAAGACCATCGGCGTCGCCGTGTCGGATTCCACCCGGCTGATCGCCTCGCCGCTGGAGCTGATCCGCAAGTCCAAGTTCACGCAGGAAGCCGAACACCTGTTCAAACTGATGGCGCATCGCAAGGTTTCGGCCCTGGTCATCGGCCTGCCCGCCAATATGGACGGCACGGAAGGTCCGCGCGCCCAGTCGTGCCGCGCCTTCGCCCGCAACCTGGAGCGGCTTCGGCCCGTCAACATCGCCTTCTGGGACGAGCGCCTGTCCACCAGCGCGGTCGAGCGCTTCCTGATCGAGGATCTGGACCTGAACCGCAAACGTCGCGCCCAGGTCGTGGACCGCACCGCCGCCGCCTGGATTCTGCAAGGGGCGCTGGATCGGGTTCGGGACCAGGCGACCTGGGTTTGACGGCCCTGATCGCCGGCGTCCTGCCGGTCTTTCTGATGATAGCCCTGGGCTACGGCCTCAGAAAGTCCGGCTTCCTGCCCAACGAGGCGTGGCGGCCGATCGAGAAGCTGTCGATCAACATCTTCTACCCGAGCTTCCTAATCCCCGCGATCTGGCACGCCGACCTCGCCGGCGGCGGCGCGACCGTGGCGGGCGCCGCGGCGGTGGGCGCGACCCTGATCGTGGCGGCCGCGACCCTGGCGTCCAAGCCCCTGATCACACTCGATGGTCCGGCCTATACCAGCGTCTTTCAGGGCGTGATCCGCTGGAACAGCTTCGTCTTCGTGCCGGTGATCCAGTCGGTCTATGGCTCGGAAGGCACAGCGCTGGCCGCGGTCGCCATCGCCTTCATCATTCCCGTCACCAACATCGCCTGCGTCGCCGTGCTGGCGAAATGGGGTTCACTGCGCCGCGAGCCGTCAGTGGTCGGGCTGATCAAGTCGATGCTGGCCAATCCGATTCTGCTGGCCTGCCTGATCGGCCTGGCGCTGAACCTGTTGCGCGTGCCGCTGATCCCGGGCCTGTCGGATGCGATGGACCTGCTGGGCGCCGCCGCCCTGCCGCTGGGCCTGATCGTCGCCGGGGCGGGTCTGTCCTTCGCCGAGGTCAAACGCCGCCGCACCACCATCGCCGCTGTCAGCCTGGTCAAACTCGGGGTCATGCCGCCGCTGATGTGGTTCATCGCCTGGGCCCTCGGCGGCGACAGCCTGGCGCAGGGCATCGCCCTGATCTGCGGCGCCGCGCCCGGCTCGGCCGCCTCCTACATCCTGGCGCGCCAGATGGGCGGCGACGCCCCCCTGATCGCCGGCGTCATCGCCCTGACGACCGTAGGCAGCGCCGTGGTCATTCCCATCCTGCTGGCCCTGTTCCACTTCACCTGACTGGCGTTCAGACCGAGTCGCGCCTATAGCCGCGTCTCGATGACCCAGCCCGCTCAAGTCACCGATCAGACCATCCGCGACCGGCTGGTTCCGTTCCCCAAACCGCACTTCCTGGCCGCATCGGACCTCGATCCGTATGTGACGCCGCAGTTGCTGGACCTGGGCGACGCCTTCGTCGACTTCAATCGCCAGTCGTCCAAGGCCCTGGACCTGCTGCACGGCCGCACGGTCGTGAACCTGTTCTTCGAGAACTCGACCCGCACCAGCTCGTCGTTCGAGATCGCCGCAAAGCGGCTGGGCGCGGACGTCGTGACCATGCCGGTCGCCTCTTCCTCGGTGAAGAAGGGCGAAACCCTGATCGACACGGCGGTCACCCTGAACGCCATGAAGCCCGACATCCTGGTCATCCGCCACTCGGCCTCGGGCGCGGCCGAACTGTTGAGCCAGAAGGTCGGCTGCTCCGTCGTCAACGCCGGGGACGGCCGCCACGAACACCCGACCCAGGCCCTGCTGGATTTGCTGTCCATGCGCCGCGCGTTCGGCGATGTGACCAGCCTGACCGTCGCCATCTGCGGCGACATCACCCACAGCCGCGTGGCCCGCTCCAATGTCGCCCTGTTGCAGATGATGGGCGCGCGCGTCCGCCTGATCGGCCCGCCGACCCTGGTGCCCGGCGACGCCGACCGCTGGGGCTGCGAGGTCTTCCATGACATGCGCGAAGGTCTGAAAGGCTGCGACGTGGTCATGATGCTGCGGCTTCAACTGGAGCGGATGGCCGGCGCCCTGGTGCCCTCGACCCGCGAATATTTCCGCTTCTGGGGCCTGGATCGCGAGAAGCTGGCCTGGGCCAATCCCGGCGCCCGGGTCATGCACCCCGGGCCTATGAACCGCGGCGTCGAGATCGATTCCGACGTGGCCGACGACCTGGACGTCTCCCTGATCCAGGATCAGGTCGAGATGGGCGTCGCCGCCCGCATGGCCGTGCTGGCCTCCCTCTCCGCCCGTTGGGGAGACGCCCGATGACCACCGTCGCCATCAACAACGCCCGTCTGCTGGACCCCGCTACGAACTACGACGGCCCAGGCGGCCTGCTGATCCAGGACGGCCGCATCAGCCGCGTGATCCACGGCCCGACGCCGGACGTGGCGGCGGATCAGATCATCGACGCCGACGGCCTGTGCCTCGCGCCCGGCCTGATCGACATCCGGGTCAAGACCGGCGAACCCGGCGCTGAACCGAAAGAGACGCTGAAGTCC
This genomic interval carries:
- the gatC gene encoding Asp-tRNA(Asn)/Glu-tRNA(Gln) amidotransferase subunit GatC, encoding MAIDAATVRKVAHLARIKTPEDRLEPLAQELNGILAWIEQLDQVDVEGVEPMTSNVAQPLRLRDDVVTDGAKVDAVLSNAPKSADGFFVVPKVVE
- a CDS encoding AEC family transporter; translation: MTALIAGVLPVFLMIALGYGLRKSGFLPNEAWRPIEKLSINIFYPSFLIPAIWHADLAGGGATVAGAAAVGATLIVAAATLASKPLITLDGPAYTSVFQGVIRWNSFVFVPVIQSVYGSEGTALAAVAIAFIIPVTNIACVAVLAKWGSLRREPSVVGLIKSMLANPILLACLIGLALNLLRVPLIPGLSDAMDLLGAAALPLGLIVAGAGLSFAEVKRRRTTIAAVSLVKLGVMPPLMWFIAWALGGDSLAQGIALICGAAPGSAASYILARQMGGDAPLIAGVIALTTVGSAVVIPILLALFHFT
- the ruvX gene encoding Holliday junction resolvase RuvX, translating into MPVLDLLDLPAACPPDTPWMGLDLGEKTIGVAVSDSTRLIASPLELIRKSKFTQEAEHLFKLMAHRKVSALVIGLPANMDGTEGPRAQSCRAFARNLERLRPVNIAFWDERLSTSAVERFLIEDLDLNRKRRAQVVDRTAAAWILQGALDRVRDQATWV
- a CDS encoding aspartate carbamoyltransferase catalytic subunit; translated protein: MTQPAQVTDQTIRDRLVPFPKPHFLAASDLDPYVTPQLLDLGDAFVDFNRQSSKALDLLHGRTVVNLFFENSTRTSSSFEIAAKRLGADVVTMPVASSSVKKGETLIDTAVTLNAMKPDILVIRHSASGAAELLSQKVGCSVVNAGDGRHEHPTQALLDLLSMRRAFGDVTSLTVAICGDITHSRVARSNVALLQMMGARVRLIGPPTLVPGDADRWGCEVFHDMREGLKGCDVVMMLRLQLERMAGALVPSTREYFRFWGLDREKLAWANPGARVMHPGPMNRGVEIDSDVADDLDVSLIQDQVEMGVAARMAVLASLSARWGDAR